A genome region from Camelina sativa cultivar DH55 chromosome 10, Cs, whole genome shotgun sequence includes the following:
- the LOC104719558 gene encoding germin-like protein subfamily 1 member 11, with protein MAMKSLSFLALLSLLAITLPLAIASDPSPLQDFCVGVNTPADGVFVNGKFCKDPKLATADDFFFSGLHNARPVNNAVRSNVTAVNVNNLPGLNTLGISIVRIDYGIGGQNPPHTHPRATEILVVGEGTLLVGFVTSNPDNRLITKTLNAGDVFVFPQGLIHFQANIGKSPAVAFAALSSQNPGAITIANTVFGSNPAINPSILARAFQLDPRIVVDLQGKFKK; from the exons atggcgATGAAGAGTCTCTCATTTCTTGCACTTCTATCTCTGTTGGCTATAACACTTCCATTAGCCATTGCTTCTGATCCAAGCCCTCTTCAAGACTTTTGTGTTGGTGTCAACACCCCAGCAGACGGTG TTTTTGTTAACGGAAAGTTCTGCAAAGACCCAAAGCTCGCGACCGCGGATGACTTCTTTTTCTCAGGGCTTCACAATGCAAGACCCGTAAATAATGCAGTCAGATCAAATGTGACAGCCGTCAATGTTAACAACCTTCCAGGGTTAAATACCCTTGGAATCTCAATTGTCCGTATCGATTATGGAATTGGTGGACAGAACCCACCTCACACCCATCCACGTGCCACCGAGATCTTGGTTGTCGGGGAAGGAACACTTCTAGTTGGGTTTGTAACATCAAACCCAGACAATCGTCTCATCACTAAAACACTCAACGCAGGTGATGTATTTGTGTTTCCACAGGGACTCATCCATTTCCAAGCAAACATTGGTAAGTCACCAGCGGTTGCATTCGCTGCTCTAAGCAGCCAGAACCCAGGTGCCATCACTATTGCCAACACCGTGTTTGGGTCTAACCCAGCCATAAACCCTAGTATTCTTGCAAGGGCGTTCCAGTTGGACCCTAGGATTGTCGTAGATCTACAGGGCAAGTTCAAGAAATAA